From a single Streptomyces sp. NBC_01264 genomic region:
- a CDS encoding helix-turn-helix domain-containing protein, which yields MRPTSRVGWGVPSTWTATFHLYEFALWTVVVTDREAVRGEVTAVASVDESGDDEVEQDSDLESFGDMIKAFRKRADLTQEQLATLIRYSVQYIGSVEQGRRHPSTKFVDRVEEKLDAFGVIRIAANQLTRRRGLAKWFRRWAELEQGAITLHTYECRSIPGLLQTEAYARAQIRDVPPLPTPEDAEARVVLRLRRQALLRKTPFIAFSFIIEQSVIERQTGGAEVTGELVDHLVGCGSLPNVDLQIMPTVSPVHAGTDGPFRLLETEEHERAGYSEGQKTGHVITDPKAVSVLHQRYAKLRIQALNPAESAGLLMRLRGSL from the coding sequence ATGCGGCCAACGTCCCGTGTGGGCTGGGGTGTTCCCAGCACCTGGACCGCTACTTTTCATCTGTACGAGTTCGCGCTCTGGACAGTGGTGGTCACCGACCGTGAGGCTGTTCGCGGGGAGGTGACCGCCGTGGCGAGCGTGGACGAGAGCGGTGACGACGAGGTCGAGCAGGACAGCGACCTCGAAAGCTTCGGGGACATGATCAAGGCGTTCCGCAAACGGGCCGACCTGACACAGGAACAGCTCGCGACCCTGATCCGCTACTCCGTCCAGTACATCGGCTCGGTGGAACAGGGCCGCCGCCACCCGTCGACCAAGTTCGTCGACCGGGTGGAGGAGAAGCTCGACGCCTTCGGCGTCATCCGCATCGCGGCGAACCAGCTGACGCGACGGCGGGGACTGGCGAAGTGGTTCCGGCGGTGGGCGGAGTTGGAACAGGGGGCGATCACCCTCCATACGTACGAGTGCCGCTCGATCCCAGGCCTGCTCCAGACCGAGGCCTACGCGCGGGCCCAGATCCGGGACGTACCCCCGCTGCCGACACCGGAGGACGCGGAGGCACGCGTGGTACTGCGGCTGCGCCGCCAGGCGCTGCTGCGCAAGACGCCGTTCATCGCCTTCAGCTTCATCATCGAGCAGTCGGTGATCGAGCGGCAGACTGGCGGCGCGGAGGTCACTGGGGAGCTGGTCGACCATCTGGTGGGGTGCGGGAGCCTGCCTAATGTGGATTTGCAGATCATGCCTACGGTGAGTCCTGTGCATGCTGGCACCGATGGCCCCTTTCGCCTCCTCGAAACCGAGGAGCACGAGCGGGCCGGTTACAGCGAGGGCCAGAAGACAGGCCACGTCATCACGGACCCGAAAGCCGTCAGCGTGCTCCACCAGCGGTATGCCAAACTTCGCATCCAGGCCCTCAATCCCGCCGAAAGCGCGGGCCTGTTGATGCGATTGCGAGGATCCCTGTGA
- a CDS encoding DUF397 domain-containing protein, protein MNSSQIRWFKSSYSGSEGDDCVEVASCPDSVHIRDSKLTASPELAVSPRTWAAFVGGVTGA, encoded by the coding sequence GTGAACAGCTCCCAGATCCGGTGGTTCAAGAGCAGCTACAGCGGCAGCGAGGGCGACGACTGCGTCGAGGTCGCGAGTTGCCCCGACTCCGTCCACATCCGGGACTCGAAGCTGACCGCCAGTCCCGAGCTGGCGGTGTCCCCCCGGACCTGGGCTGCGTTCGTGGGCGGGGTCACCGGGGCCTGA
- a CDS encoding RICIN domain-containing protein has product MKLNVFARVRQGLLVLAASVGLVFGVSTAPAHAAETVYYVSIVEIRANHSGMCLEVADWSTANGAAVRQWPCTGGANQKWYRAYKSGTPVDAYFYVNVNSGKCMEIGGWKTNNGAPANQWDCHYGLNQLFYGSVGLNMDFWYARQNMCLEIADWSTQAGAPARLWTCTGGANQRFDLRIV; this is encoded by the coding sequence ATGAAGCTCAACGTGTTCGCCCGTGTTCGGCAAGGACTGCTTGTTCTTGCTGCCTCCGTCGGTCTCGTGTTCGGTGTCTCGACGGCTCCGGCCCACGCCGCTGAGACGGTCTACTACGTCTCCATCGTCGAGATCCGCGCGAACCACTCCGGCATGTGCCTTGAGGTGGCTGACTGGAGCACCGCGAACGGTGCGGCCGTCCGTCAGTGGCCCTGTACGGGTGGCGCCAACCAGAAGTGGTACCGCGCCTACAAGTCGGGCACGCCTGTCGACGCGTACTTCTACGTGAACGTCAACAGCGGCAAGTGCATGGAGATCGGCGGCTGGAAGACCAACAACGGCGCACCCGCCAACCAGTGGGACTGCCACTACGGCCTCAACCAGCTCTTCTACGGCAGCGTCGGTCTCAACATGGACTTCTGGTACGCCCGCCAGAACATGTGCCTGGAGATAGCCGACTGGAGCACGCAGGCGGGTGCCCCCGCGCGACTGTGGACGTGCACCGGTGGCGCCAACCAGAGGTTCGACCTCAGGATCGTGTGA
- a CDS encoding VOC family protein yields the protein MRLDHVSYAVARDSFVSTVQWIGSSLGAGFVDGGVHPRFGTRNFILPLSGGTYVEVVTTLDHPAADRAPFGQAVARRAAEGGGWLGWVVSVDDIAPVEARLGRTSAEGHRVRPDGFDLRWKQIGVLDLMEDPQLPFFLQWLVPDEERPSADPRTATTIHGVSLAGDAAFISEFLGEPADHPLDQIDVTWAEDEEPGLVSVEFATAHGPVTI from the coding sequence GTGCGACTTGATCACGTGTCCTATGCGGTGGCCCGCGACAGCTTCGTCTCGACCGTCCAGTGGATCGGGTCGTCCCTGGGCGCCGGGTTCGTCGACGGTGGCGTGCACCCGCGGTTCGGCACCCGCAATTTCATTCTTCCGCTGAGCGGCGGCACCTACGTCGAGGTCGTCACCACGCTCGACCACCCCGCCGCCGACCGCGCGCCCTTCGGCCAGGCGGTCGCGCGCCGCGCCGCCGAGGGCGGCGGCTGGCTCGGTTGGGTGGTCTCCGTCGACGACATCGCCCCGGTCGAGGCCCGCCTCGGCCGCACCTCGGCCGAGGGCCACCGCGTCCGCCCCGACGGGTTCGACCTGAGGTGGAAGCAGATCGGCGTGCTGGACCTGATGGAGGACCCGCAACTACCGTTCTTCCTCCAGTGGCTGGTTCCCGACGAGGAGCGCCCGAGCGCCGACCCGCGCACCGCCACCACCATCCACGGGGTCTCCCTCGCCGGCGACGCCGCCTTCATCTCCGAATTCCTCGGAGAGCCGGCCGACCACCCCCTCGACCAGATCGACGTCACCTGGGCCGAGGACGAGGAACCGGGCCTGGTCTCGGTCGAGTTCGCCACCGCCCACGGCCCCGTCACGATCTGA
- a CDS encoding GNAT family N-acetyltransferase yields the protein MLKGKTVGLRARHEDDIPILHAGLHDDVVTASRATGQPWRPLMAGSKSLSFMVDDSEQGHVPFSVVDLESGALLGTATLWGIDNHSRSAHVGLGLLPSARGKGYSTDVVAVLCHYGFVVRGLHRLQIETLADNIAMIRATERNGFVREGVLRSSAWVMGEFLDEVLFGLLAQDWNPKT from the coding sequence ATGCTAAAAGGCAAGACGGTTGGGCTCAGGGCCCGGCACGAGGACGACATTCCGATCCTTCATGCCGGACTCCACGACGACGTGGTCACCGCGTCCCGGGCCACGGGTCAACCGTGGCGACCGCTGATGGCCGGCTCGAAGAGCCTGTCGTTCATGGTCGACGACAGCGAACAGGGGCACGTCCCGTTCTCCGTGGTGGATCTGGAGAGCGGTGCGCTGCTCGGTACCGCGACGCTGTGGGGGATCGACAACCACAGTCGGTCCGCGCACGTCGGGCTCGGGCTGTTGCCGTCTGCCCGGGGCAAGGGCTACAGCACGGACGTGGTCGCGGTCCTGTGTCACTACGGCTTCGTCGTACGCGGCCTGCACCGGCTGCAGATCGAGACGCTGGCGGACAACATCGCGATGATCCGTGCCACGGAGCGCAACGGCTTCGTCCGTGAGGGAGTGCTGCGTTCCTCGGCCTGGGTGATGGGCGAGTTCCTGGACGAGGTCCTGTTCGGCCTCCTGGCCCAGGACTGGAACCCGAAGACCTAG
- a CDS encoding gamma carbonic anhydrase family protein: MATEAQGIRIRHRGHEPQVHPTAYVAPMATLVGDVRVGPRARVMYGAVLDAEGSRIEVGEAAVICENAVLRGSAVAGDQPVLVGDHVFVGPHATLLGCEVGRCVYVATSATVLQRARLGAGSVVAVGAFVHARTVLPDEYFVPPHTVALDAPVRLLAPGDPGMAEAVRQVGFAQVAFGVDAEWTDRIARYEHIAEVRVAEFGAHADDEVL, encoded by the coding sequence ATGGCCACTGAAGCGCAGGGAATCCGTATCCGGCATCGCGGGCATGAACCGCAGGTTCATCCCACCGCCTACGTCGCCCCGATGGCCACGCTCGTCGGTGATGTTCGTGTGGGGCCCAGGGCGCGGGTGATGTACGGGGCGGTGCTTGATGCCGAGGGGTCTCGGATCGAGGTCGGGGAGGCGGCGGTGATCTGCGAGAACGCGGTGTTGCGCGGGTCTGCGGTCGCCGGCGATCAGCCGGTGCTTGTCGGTGACCACGTCTTCGTGGGGCCGCATGCCACGCTGCTGGGCTGCGAGGTCGGCCGGTGCGTCTATGTGGCGACCTCGGCAACGGTCCTGCAGCGCGCACGGTTGGGCGCCGGGTCGGTTGTCGCCGTCGGTGCGTTCGTCCATGCGCGCACCGTTCTGCCGGACGAGTACTTCGTGCCGCCGCACACCGTGGCGCTTGACGCGCCGGTGCGGCTGCTGGCCCCTGGCGATCCGGGCATGGCCGAGGCCGTCCGGCAGGTGGGCTTCGCGCAGGTGGCGTTCGGCGTGGACGCGGAGTGGACCGACCGGATCGCCCGGTACGAGCACATCGCGGAGGTGCGCGTCGCCGAGTTCGGCGCGCACGCGGACGATGAGGTTCTGTAG
- a CDS encoding LysE family translocator, with protein sequence MVSTDRLLAFAAMSLLLILIPGPSVLFVIGRALSQGWRAALITVAGNTLGAYVLVVAVAFGVGSVVERSVLVFTALKLAGAAYLVYLGVKAFRQRRSLRAEFGAGAAEYGNWRSLWEGFAVGVANPKTIVFFAAVLPQFVDRDQGHVTAQMLLLGLVFNLIAVVCDSTWGMVAATARSWFSRSPQRLSAVGGAGGLAMIGLGVTVAATGRKD encoded by the coding sequence ATGGTGTCCACTGACCGGCTGCTGGCGTTCGCCGCCATGTCGTTGCTGCTGATCCTCATCCCCGGGCCGAGCGTGCTCTTCGTCATCGGGCGGGCGTTGTCCCAGGGGTGGCGGGCCGCGCTGATCACCGTGGCCGGGAACACGCTGGGGGCGTACGTGCTCGTCGTCGCCGTGGCCTTCGGGGTGGGGTCCGTCGTGGAGCGGTCCGTGCTCGTGTTCACGGCGCTCAAGCTCGCGGGGGCGGCCTACCTCGTCTACCTGGGGGTCAAGGCCTTCCGGCAGCGGCGTTCGCTCCGTGCGGAGTTCGGGGCGGGCGCAGCCGAGTACGGGAACTGGCGCTCGCTGTGGGAAGGGTTCGCCGTCGGGGTGGCCAATCCGAAGACGATCGTGTTCTTCGCAGCGGTCCTGCCGCAGTTCGTGGACCGGGACCAGGGGCACGTCACGGCCCAAATGCTGCTCCTCGGGCTCGTGTTCAACCTCATCGCCGTAGTCTGCGACAGCACCTGGGGCATGGTCGCCGCGACCGCTCGTAGCTGGTTCTCGCGCTCCCCGCAGCGGCTCTCCGCCGTCGGCGGAGCCGGCGGGCTCGCGATGATCGGCCTGGGTGTGACCGTCGCCGCGACCGGGCGCAAGGACTGA
- a CDS encoding VOC family protein, whose translation MIDSRAHIRIARPSLDLAAAERFYVGGLGLDVQWRSTERVSGEHDLLMVGPLGGGWHFELTHDPENPVAPSPTPEDLFVVYLGEAPDEALVARLVEHGGTRTPAHNPYWDTYGVTVTDPDGYQLVLSSRTWG comes from the coding sequence ATGATCGACTCACGCGCGCACATCCGGATCGCCCGGCCCTCCCTCGACCTCGCCGCCGCCGAGCGGTTCTACGTGGGAGGGCTCGGGCTCGACGTGCAGTGGCGGTCCACCGAGCGGGTCTCCGGGGAGCACGACCTGCTGATGGTCGGCCCCCTCGGGGGCGGCTGGCACTTCGAGCTGACCCATGACCCCGAGAACCCGGTGGCGCCCTCCCCCACCCCCGAGGACCTCTTCGTCGTCTACCTCGGCGAGGCCCCCGACGAGGCCCTGGTGGCCCGGCTCGTCGAGCACGGCGGGACCCGTACGCCCGCTCACAACCCCTACTGGGACACCTACGGGGTCACCGTCACCGACCCCGACGGCTACCAGCTCGTACTGTCCTCCCGCACCTGGGGCTGA
- a CDS encoding DUF4239 domain-containing protein: MILWLLNHLSTFFLGVLLVGGFVALAIGGSLAARRRFPHLADGDHNEMVGVALGMFGAIYGIILAFVVVTLWTQLENTQTIVATEATDLALVVRSAEVFPPAERARVDRAVGDYVHAVVEIQWPLMREGRPSYEATADQTHALYTALQAYEPSGPRSETFYGEAVGRLNDVAAQRRARVTMAETSLPPLLQVLVYGGAFVILPLTFLFGLRSLKMQLLFVSAVAGLIGFSLLLVVALDRPFAGELSVSPAPFKDAALAQFWR; encoded by the coding sequence ATGATCCTCTGGTTGCTCAATCACCTCAGCACATTCTTCCTCGGCGTCCTCCTCGTCGGCGGCTTCGTCGCCCTCGCCATCGGCGGCAGCCTGGCCGCGCGCCGCCGCTTCCCGCACCTCGCGGACGGCGACCACAACGAGATGGTCGGGGTGGCCCTGGGGATGTTCGGCGCGATCTACGGCATCATCCTCGCCTTCGTCGTCGTCACCCTGTGGACGCAACTGGAGAACACCCAGACCATCGTCGCGACCGAGGCCACCGACCTCGCCCTGGTCGTCCGCAGCGCAGAGGTCTTCCCGCCCGCCGAACGCGCCCGAGTGGACCGGGCGGTGGGGGACTACGTGCACGCCGTCGTCGAGATCCAGTGGCCCCTCATGCGCGAGGGCCGCCCCAGCTACGAGGCCACCGCCGACCAGACGCACGCCCTGTACACGGCACTCCAGGCCTACGAGCCCTCCGGCCCCCGGAGCGAAACCTTCTACGGGGAGGCCGTCGGCCGCCTCAACGACGTCGCCGCGCAGCGCCGGGCGCGGGTGACGATGGCCGAGACCTCGCTGCCACCACTGCTCCAAGTCCTGGTGTACGGAGGCGCGTTCGTGATCCTCCCGCTCACCTTCCTCTTCGGGCTGCGGAGCCTGAAGATGCAGCTGCTGTTCGTCTCGGCGGTGGCGGGCCTGATCGGCTTCAGCCTGCTGCTGGTGGTGGCCCTCGACCGGCCGTTCGCCGGGGAACTGAGCGTGAGCCCGGCACCGTTCAAGGACGCGGCCCTGGCGCAGTTCTGGCGGTAG
- a CDS encoding helix-turn-helix domain-containing protein, whose protein sequence is MSPTPDRSAKAARRDDLVEEFAFLPAEQAEIDRGAAEMIAVVRAHRLAEVRKRQHITQVQVAEAMGVTQARVSRIENGELERSEVETLAAYVRALGDDQYTLG, encoded by the coding sequence GTGAGCCCGACACCCGACCGGAGCGCCAAGGCCGCCCGCCGGGACGACCTCGTCGAGGAGTTCGCCTTCTTGCCCGCCGAGCAGGCGGAGATCGACCGAGGGGCGGCGGAGATGATCGCCGTCGTCCGCGCGCACCGCCTCGCGGAGGTCCGCAAGCGGCAGCACATCACCCAGGTACAGGTCGCGGAAGCCATGGGGGTGACCCAGGCACGCGTTTCCCGGATCGAGAACGGCGAGCTGGAGCGCAGCGAGGTCGAGACCCTCGCCGCCTACGTGCGTGCCCTCGGCGACGATCAGTACACCCTCGGCTGA
- a CDS encoding APC family permease produces MTQLDVRPQAGDTVDGATPRGGSDGDVRGKGLGKGSVGLVGSAVIGISTVAPVYCLTSTLGSTAGEVGVQMPAVFLAGFLPMLLVAFAYRELNKAMPDCGTSFTWTVKAFGPRIGWMCGWGLVIATIIVLSNLAGVATSYFWLLAGEVTNNPAISALDDNKLVHIATCLTLIAAATAISYRGMTATKGVQYALVGLQLAVLAIFVAMAFQKASAGTFDTGLDFSWQWMNPFAVESMAAFTAGLSLSIFMYWGWDACLATNEETTGSAKTPGRASLIAMVVLVGSYLATGIAAQMAVGSGTEGLGLGNPETSDNVFAALAGPVMGPMLGILLFIAVLASATASLQTTFIPVARTVLAMSTYEALPPSYAKVHPKFKTPGRATIMAGVATGVFYTVMTLLSENVLTDTIFALGLMICFYYSLTAFACAWYFRGDLRRSTRDLFFKGVFPVLGGLLLATVFFKTLIDMWNPSYGSGSTVFGVGSVFIIGVGLLALGLVVMFVTERRSPAFFRGEVLTKSTPSLVVQD; encoded by the coding sequence ATGACACAGCTGGACGTCCGGCCCCAGGCCGGAGACACGGTAGACGGAGCCACCCCCCGGGGTGGCTCCGATGGTGACGTACGGGGCAAGGGCCTCGGCAAGGGCTCCGTCGGCCTCGTGGGAAGCGCCGTCATCGGCATCTCCACCGTCGCCCCGGTCTACTGCCTGACCTCCACCCTCGGCTCCACCGCCGGTGAGGTCGGCGTGCAGATGCCGGCCGTCTTCCTGGCCGGATTCCTCCCGATGCTGCTGGTGGCCTTCGCGTACCGCGAGCTCAACAAGGCCATGCCGGACTGCGGCACCTCCTTCACCTGGACCGTGAAGGCCTTCGGCCCGCGGATCGGCTGGATGTGCGGCTGGGGCCTGGTGATCGCCACGATCATCGTGCTCTCCAACCTGGCCGGCGTCGCCACCTCGTACTTCTGGCTCCTCGCGGGCGAGGTCACGAACAACCCGGCGATCTCCGCCCTGGACGACAACAAGCTCGTCCACATCGCTACCTGCCTCACCCTCATCGCCGCCGCGACCGCCATCAGCTACCGCGGCATGACGGCCACCAAGGGCGTCCAGTACGCGCTGGTCGGCCTCCAGCTCGCCGTCCTCGCCATCTTCGTGGCGATGGCCTTCCAGAAGGCCTCCGCCGGCACCTTCGACACCGGCCTGGACTTCTCCTGGCAGTGGATGAACCCCTTCGCGGTCGAGTCCATGGCGGCCTTCACCGCCGGACTCTCGCTCTCGATCTTCATGTACTGGGGCTGGGACGCCTGCCTGGCCACCAACGAGGAGACCACCGGCTCCGCGAAGACCCCGGGCCGCGCCTCGCTCATCGCGATGGTCGTCCTGGTCGGCTCGTACCTGGCCACCGGCATCGCCGCCCAGATGGCCGTCGGCTCCGGCACCGAAGGCCTCGGCCTCGGCAACCCGGAGACCTCCGACAACGTCTTCGCCGCCCTCGCCGGCCCGGTGATGGGCCCGATGCTCGGCATCCTGCTCTTCATCGCCGTCCTGGCCTCCGCGACGGCCTCCCTGCAGACCACCTTCATCCCGGTGGCCCGCACGGTCCTGGCCATGTCCACGTACGAGGCGCTGCCGCCCTCCTACGCCAAGGTCCACCCGAAGTTCAAGACCCCTGGCCGCGCCACGATCATGGCGGGCGTCGCCACCGGCGTCTTCTACACGGTGATGACCCTGCTCAGCGAGAACGTCCTCACCGACACGATCTTCGCGCTCGGCCTGATGATCTGCTTCTACTACTCGCTGACGGCCTTCGCCTGCGCCTGGTACTTCCGTGGCGACCTGCGCCGCTCGACCCGCGACCTGTTCTTCAAGGGCGTCTTCCCGGTCCTCGGCGGCCTCCTCCTCGCCACGGTCTTCTTCAAGACCCTGATCGACATGTGGAACCCGTCGTACGGCTCCGGCTCCACGGTCTTCGGCGTCGGCAGCGTCTTCATCATCGGCGTCGGCCTGCTGGCCCTCGGCCTGGTCGTCATGTTCGTCACCGAACGCCGCAGCCCCGCCTTCTTCCGCGGCGAGGTCCTGACGAAGTCCACCCCGTCCCTGGTGGTCCAGGACTGA